A portion of the SAR324 cluster bacterium genome contains these proteins:
- a CDS encoding sugar-binding domain-containing protein, whose translation MPRPASDLIARIAWRYYVQKQNQVEIAANLNISRQSVQRYLSQALEQGIVVTRIDHHHLSECMELGQELQSRYRLKLCEVAPVTAEQSAEAVFQSLCALGAQVMERFIRKEDPYTFALGSGQTIRHSINHLEEFQRNDHSVTSLVGFTTPEGNPSEFDLVTPFAEKTGAQGYYFPAPLVLPTLAEKQLLEQLTVYQRVIKIVEQASVAFASISPLHTNSAFLKEGLMTTEEWQHLQKQGACAELLGRVLDIDGRLLNEEFTNRLAGEVLRPNPDRLFVCISGGIQKHQALYSILQGKWVNGLVTDEQTAHYLLQMAPTSVR comes from the coding sequence ATGCCTCGTCCTGCTTCTGATCTAATTGCTCGGATTGCCTGGCGCTATTATGTCCAGAAGCAGAATCAGGTGGAGATCGCTGCCAACCTTAACATCTCACGTCAGAGTGTTCAACGTTACCTGAGCCAAGCACTGGAGCAGGGCATCGTGGTCACACGCATTGACCATCACCATTTGAGCGAGTGCATGGAACTCGGCCAGGAATTGCAGTCTCGCTATCGTCTGAAACTTTGCGAAGTCGCTCCAGTCACCGCTGAACAAAGTGCTGAGGCGGTGTTTCAAAGTCTCTGTGCACTCGGTGCTCAGGTGATGGAACGCTTCATCCGCAAGGAAGATCCCTATACCTTTGCCCTGGGTAGCGGACAAACAATCCGCCACAGCATCAACCACCTTGAAGAATTTCAGCGCAACGATCACAGCGTCACTTCTCTGGTGGGCTTCACAACACCTGAAGGCAACCCCAGCGAATTTGATCTGGTCACTCCTTTTGCTGAAAAAACAGGTGCTCAAGGATACTACTTTCCCGCTCCACTAGTACTTCCTACTCTTGCCGAAAAACAACTACTAGAACAGCTGACCGTCTACCAACGTGTGATCAAAATCGTTGAACAAGCTAGCGTTGCCTTTGCCAGCATCTCTCCACTGCACACCAACTCGGCTTTTCTGAAAGAAGGCTTGATGACTACTGAGGAGTGGCAGCACCTGCAAAAACAGGGAGCTTGTGCAGAATTACTCGGCAGGGTTCTGGATATAGATGGGCGCTTGCTCAATGAAGAATTTACGAATCGTCTGGCTGGTGAGGTATTGAGGCCAAATCCAGATCGGCTGTTTGTTTGCATCTCTGGGGGTATTCAAAAGCACCAAGCTCTGTACTCTATCCTTCAGGGAAAGTGGGTCAATGGCCTCGTAACAGATGAACAAACTGCCCATTACCTATTGCAGATGGCTCCCACTTCGGTTAGATGA